A part of Miscanthus floridulus cultivar M001 chromosome 6, ASM1932011v1, whole genome shotgun sequence genomic DNA contains:
- the LOC136460884 gene encoding LEAF RUST 10 DISEASE-RESISTANCEUS RECEPTOR-LIKE PROTEIN KINASE-like 2.5, producing the protein MTKSFTHQIGQGGCGVVYKGSLHDGRLVAVKMLKELKGDDEQFMNEVASISTTSHVNIVTLLGFCVQGSKRALVYDYMTNGSLERFIFSKHLEDKNSLSWGKLFEIVVGIARGLEYLHRGCKTRIVHFDIKPHNILLDENFCPKISDFGLAKLSVQKESAISIGVARGTIGYIAPEVFSRQFGVVSSKSDVYSYGMMILEMVGSTRTTNNNDNCESNDELYFPRWIYENLDQYCLDASEMSMSDSEVVRKIIVVGLWCLWCIQIIPTDRPTMTKVVEMLEGSTSNLELPPKSDPDLKINNMLLNAIDYSQCCSRANMS; encoded by the exons TTCACGCATCAGATAGGGCAAGGCGGATGTGGTGTTGTCTACAAGGGCAGTCTCCATGACGGCCGCTTGGTTGCTGTGAAAATGCTCAAGGAGTTGAAAGGGGATGATGAGCAATTCATGAACGAGGTAGCAAGCATTAGCACCACGTCTCATGTCAACATCGTGACTCTGCTAGGGTTTTGCGTACAAGGTTCCAAGAGAGCTCTCGTGTACGACTACATGACAAATGGTTCACTTGAGAGATTTATCTTCAGCAAGCACTTAGAGGACAAGAATTCTCTTAGTTGGGGCAAACTATTTGAGATTGTGGTTGGCATTGCAAGAGGACTAGAATATCTACATAGAGGATGCAAGACTAGAATTGTGCATTTTGACATCAAGCCCCACAATATCTTGCTTGATGAAAACTTTTGTCCGAAGATATCCGACTTTGGATTGGCGAAATTAAGTGTACAAAAGGAGAGCGCAATCTCCATTGGTGTAGCAAGGGGCACAATTGGGTACATTGCACCGGAGGTTTTCTCTCGACAATTTGGAGTTGTTAGTAGCAAATCTGATGTCTATAGCTATGGGATGATGATTCTTGAGATGGTTGGATCTACAAGAACCACAAATAATAATGATAACTGTGAGAGCAACGATGAGCTCTATTTTCCTCGGTGGATATATGAGAATTTGGATCAGTACTGCCTTGATGCTTCTGAGATGTCTATGAGTGATAGTGAGGTTGTAAGGAAGATTATTGTTGTTGGGTTGTGGT GTTTGTGGTGTATACAAATTATACCAACTGATCGTCCAACAATGACTAAAGTCGTCGAGATGCTAGAAGGAAGCACAAGTAATCTTGAGCTGCCACCAAAAAGTGATCCAGATTTGAAGATCAACAATATGTTACTAAATGCTATTGATTACTCGCAGTGTTGCTCGAGGGCAAATATGAGTTGA